The Lates calcarifer isolate ASB-BC8 linkage group LG6, TLL_Latcal_v3, whole genome shotgun sequence genome includes a region encoding these proteins:
- the tlr9 gene encoding toll-like receptor 9: MAVLKNIIFLCQLLPFVRTINIKFFPCDTDDNATTVDCYDRPLKHVPFIASTTVVSINLSQTKIQQVGQHAFAHVPNLHTLKIMGNCQPGQLRALENRYCKMEIHHYAFKSLLKLEYLHLSGNSLTSIPWLPETLRVLDLQNNRIFHIVQPLNTPNLENLFLTRNCFYANPCNQSFYISERVFRELHKLKNLTLGYNNLTAVPKGLPPSLESLDLRENTITKVLEGAFANLTRLRDLNLEWNCQRCDHAARPCFPCPQNVSLKLYRNSFYSKNSSITYLSLRGNSLRTFPEGVFKPLRNLKRLDLSDNLLAYTMQNGTFFTELKGLTWISLIYNYEPLKTFPELILSPHIVDISGLQYLLLSGNFFHQLSNQSLVVLSKLKNLRKLELRMNFINTCNLTDLKQLTHLINIDLSQNMLNFLPCCSSLSNEIVAQKSCQNQNLYTHDLRDQPFILRDRDVTSGSEIWESNQSNVYGMLEDSAPRFPSLWDFRNNFCRHKLTFDLSQNDILSLNKNVFVGMENAVCLDLSFNYMSQALRGGEFDSVKNLVFLDLSYNRLDFYYSNAFSELKTTLKVLDVSNNDFHFKMKGMGHHFDFLHNLTNLEVLSLANNGIEMRIDQRLISSSVKYLYFYGNHLCTMWESDNNKYTHFFQNLTNLTYLDISNNDLISISPEVLCNFPGNLETLSISNNLLNYFPWQNISALSNLCHLDLSQNHLSYLPDRVIEFGANFSLLDLSHNHLSFVPENFFRKVKSLKYLYLSHNQIKELNHQYFPAPFKNGSALQQLTLHANPFKCDCDTSWFADFLRTTPVKIPYLTTYIHCEFPESQQGESILSMDQRSCQDIYGSLAFLICSFMAVTFTVLPLLKHLYGWDMWYCLQVLWAGHKGYSQLAGTDSQYHYDAFVVFDTRNQAVRDWVYNELTVNLEKLGHRRFCLCLEERDWIPGLSCIENLHSAVYNSVKTVFVLSSGFNGGEMVNGVIRQAFFMVQQRLLDEKVDAAVLVLLDEMFPKLKYLQLRKRLCRKSVLSWPRNPRVQPLFWNRMRMVLSSDNLKFYDNNMSESFI; the protein is encoded by the exons ATG gctGTGTTGAAAAACATCATCTTCCTTTGTCAGCTTCTTCCATTTGTGCGAACCATAAATATCAAATTCTTCCCATGTGATACAGATGACAATGCCACCACAGTAGACTGCTATGACAGACCACTCAAGCATGTCCCTTTCATCGCATCTACCACTGTGGTGTCAATCAATTTAAGTCAGACTAAGATACAGCAAGTGGGGCAGCATGCTTTTGCACATGTCCCAAACCTTCACACTCTGAAAATAATGGGGAATTGTCAACCAGGTCAACTGAGAGCCTTAGAAAACCGGTATTGCAAAATGGAGATCCACCATTATGCCTTCAAGAGCTTACTGAAGCTTGAATATCTGCATCTGTCAGGAAATAGCCTCACCTCTATACCCTGGTTACCTGAAACCCTAAGGGTTCTCGATCTACAGAATAATCGTATCTTCCACATTGTCCAGCCTTTAAACACTCCAAATCTCGAAAACCTCTTCCTCACCAGGAACTGCTTTTATGCAAACCCTTGCAACCAGTCCTTTTACATCAGTGAAAGGGTTTTTAGAGAGCTCCATAAACTCAAAAACCTAACATTAGGGTATAATAATTTGACAGCTGTCCCTAAAGGACTGCCACCCTCACTGGAGAGTCTGGATTTAAGAGAGAATACAATCACAAAGGTCTTAGAAGGAGCTTTTGCCAACCTGACTAGGCTCAGGGATTTGAATTTGGAGTGGAACTGCCAGCGTTGTGACCATGCAGCAAGGCCCTGTTTCCCTTGCCCACAAAATGTCTCTCTAAAACTCTACCGAAACTCATTCTATTCTAAGAACAGCTCCATCACCTACCTAAGCTTGAGAGGCAACTCTCTGAGAACATTTCCAGAGGGTGTTTTCAAACCtttgaggaatttaaagagGCTAGACCTCTCTGACAACCTCCTGGCATATACTATGCAAAATGGCACCTTCTTCACAGAGCTGAAGGGCCTCACTTGGATTAGCCTTATCTATAACTATGAACCACTGAAGACATTTCCGGAACTGATCCTTTCCCCACATATTGTTGATATATCTGGTCTACAGTATCTCCTTCTGAGTGGTAACTTTTTCCACCAACTTTCAAACCAGAGCCTTGTGGTTCTGTCCAAGCTTAAAAATCTAAGGAAACTAGAACTGAGAATGAATTTCATTAATACTTGTAACTTGACAGATCTGAAGCAATTAACACATCTCATCAATATCGACCTCTCCCAAAATATGCTCAATTTCCTTCCATGCTGCTCCAGTCTATCAAATGAGATTGTGGCACAGAAAAGCTGTCAGAACCAGAACTTGTATACACATGATTTACGCGACCAACCCTTTATTTTGAGAGATCGAGACGTCACATCTGGAAGTGAGATCTGGGAGTCCAACCAATCAAATGTGTACGGAATGTTGGAGGACAGTGCACCACGATTTCCATCATTGTGGGATTTTAGAAATAATTTCTGCAGACATAAATTAACATTTGACCTGTCGCAAAATGACATTCTATCTCTTAACAAGAATGTGTTTGTAGGCATGGAAAATGCAGTTTGTTTAGACCTTTCCTTCAATTACATGAGCCAGGCATTGAGGGGTGGTGAGTTTGATAGTGTGAaaaatttagtttttcttgATTTGTCTTACAATAGGCTTGATTTTTATTATAGCAATGCTTTCAGTGAGCTTAAAACTACTCTGAAGGTATTAGATGTTAGTAATAATGACTTTCACTTCAAAATGAAGGGCATGGGCCATCATTTTGACTTTCTTCATAATCTGACTAACTTGGAAGTCCTAAGTCTAGCAAACAATGGCATTGAGATGAGAATAGATCAAAGGCtgatcagcagctctgtgaagtaCCTCTATTTCTATGGAAATCACCTATGTACTATGTGGGAATCTGATAACAACAAGTACACTCATTTCTTCCAAAACCTTACAAACCTTACCTACTTGGACATCTCCAACAATGACCTGATATCAATCTCACCAGAGGTACTGTGTAACTTCCCAGGAAACCTTGAGACCCTTAGCATCAGCAACAATCTGCTGAACTATTTCCCATGGCAGAACATCTCAGCACTCAGTAATTTATGTCACCTGGACCTCAGTCAAAACCATCTCTCTTATTTGCCCGATAGAGTCATAGAATTTGGAGCCAATTTTTCTCTCTTGGACCTCAGTCACAATCACCTTAGTTTTGTTCCTGAGAATTTCTTCAGAAAGGTAAAATCCTTGAAATATCTGTATCTTAGCCACAATCAGATCAAGGAGTTGAACCATCAGTATTTCCCTGCCCCTTTTAAAAATGGTAGTGCCCTTCAACAACTCACCCTGCATGCGAACCCCTTTAAATGTGATTGTGATACATCTTGGTTTGCAGACTTTTTGCGTACTACTCCAGTAAAGATTCCTTATCTCACCACATATATACACTGTGAATTCCCAGAGTCCCAGCAGGGTGAGAGTATACTGTCTATGGACCAGCGTTCCTGCCAGGACATATATGGTAGCTTAGCATTCCTCATCTGTTCCTTCATGGCTGTGACATTCACTGTTCTGCCCCTACTGAAGCATCTCTATGGCTGGGATATGTGGTATTGCCTTCAGGTGCTTTGGGCAGGACACAAAGGCTATTCCCAACTGGCTGGTACTGATTCACAGTATCACTATGATGCTTTTGTGGTGTTTGACACCAGGAACCAGGCTGTGAGAGACTGGGTCTACAATGAGTTGACTGTCAATCTGGAGAAGTTGGGTCACAGGagattttgtctctgtttgGAAGAGAGGGACTGGATTCCTGGGCTTTCGTGTATTGAGAATCTACACAGTGCTGTCTACAACAGTGTGAAGACGGTGTTTGTGCTCTCCAGTGGTTTTAATGGTGGTGAGATGGTGAATGGTGTGATCCGCCAGGCTTTCTTCATGGTTCAGCAGCGGCTTCTGGATGAGAAG GTGGATGCAGCTGTGCTGGTTCTGTTGGATGAGATGTTTCCCAAATTGAAGTACCTTCAGCTGAGGAAGAGACTGTGCAGAAAGTCTGTGTTGTCCTGGCCCAGAAACCCAAGGGTTCAACCCCTTTTCTGGAATCGAATGAGAATGGTGTTGTCATCAGATAACCTCAAATTTTATGACAACAACATGAGTGAAAGTTTTATATGA